Genomic DNA from Alistipes indistinctus YIT 12060:
GCCGGAACGCCGCTGTTTTTCGATAAATATCACCCCGAAGTGCTTTTCTGTTCGCCCGTAAGCGGTACGCTCGCGGGGGTCGTCCGCGGAGCGAAGCGCAAGATACTGAAGGTCGTCGTCCAGGCCGCTCAGGAGCAGCGTTACGAGACGTTCGACCTTCCGGCATTGGAGCAGGCGGATAAAGAAGTGGTTTCAGCAGCTTTGCTTAAGGCCGGTTTTTGGCCGATGGTTCTTCAACGTCCTTATGGCATTATCGCCGATGCGCTGACTACTCCGAAGGCAATTTTCGTTTCCGGTTTCGATTCGGCGCCGTTGGCCCCGGATATGGATTATCTGTTGGCTGGCCGGCAAGATGACTTGCAAATGGGATTTCGTGTGTTGGCGAAACTGACCGACGGTAAGGTGCATTTGGGTTTGAAAAGCGGTCGGGAGGGAGTACTGGACAAGATCGAAGGCGTTGAAAAACACTATTTTTCAGGGCCGCATCCGGCGGGTAATGTCGGCGTGCAAATCCACCATATAGACCCGATCAATAAAGGTGAGCTGGTTTGGACGGTCGGGGTGCAGGAGGTGGCGATGATCGGACGCTTTTTCCGCACCGGTCGGCCCGACTATTCCAAAATAATTGCACTCACTGGTTCCGAGGTGGCTCATCCGCAATACCTTCGTGTAATTTCCGGGGCTCCGATCGGCGGGATTATTCCGGCCGAAAAATTGCGCCCGGGGGACGACGGGGCGAAACTGAGGTATATCAGCGGAAACGTGCTGACCGGTGCAGGCGTGGAACCCGACGGTTTCCTGGGCTATTACAGCAATCAGGTTACGGTGATTCCTGAAGGAGACCGCTATGAATTCCTGGGCTGGGGTATGCCGCGTCTGGGTAAATTCTCGGTGTCGCACAGCTATTTTTCGTGGTTGATGCCGCGAAAGAAGTACGTGCTCGATGCAAACATGAACGGCGGCGAGCGGGCGTTCGTCGTTACGGGCCTGTATGATAAATACCTGCCGATGGATATCTATCCGCTTTACCTGATTAAAGCGATCCTTGCAGGCGATATCGACAAGATGGAGAATCTCGGCATCTATGAGGTGATTGAGGAGGATTTGGCGCTGTGCGAATTCGTTGATCCGTCGAAGAACGAGATACAGGCGATCGTACGTAAGGGGATCGATTTGATGATTAAGGAGTTGAACTAACCAGGCTGAAATGAAAGGACTGAGAAGATTTTTAGACCGGATAAAACCCGATTTCGAACCGGGCGGCCGCTTCGGCAGGCTGCATTCGACGTTCGATGCGTTCGAGACGTTCCTTTTCGTCCCGGACAAGACTACCCACAGCGGCAGTCATATCCGCGATGCGATGGACCTCAAACGGACGATGATCATTGTCGTCTTGGCCCTGATGCCCTGTCTTTTGTTCGGGATGTATAACGTGGGATTACAGCATTTCCGCGCGATCGGGGTGGCTGATGCCGCATTGTGGAGCTGTTTCTGGTTCGGTTTCCTGAAAGTATTGCCGATCATTATCGTCTCTTATGTGGTCGGGTTGGGGATCGAATTTATTTCGGCGCAAATCCGCGGCCACGAGGTCAATGAAGGTTTCCTCGTGACAGGTATGCTGATCCCGTTGGTGATGCCGGTCGATATCCCGTTGTGGATGGTGGCTGTCGCGACCGCCTTTTCTGTCATTATCGGCAAGGAGGTATTCGGGGGGACAGGCATGAACATTTTCAACCCGGCGCTGTTGGCGCGGGCTTTTGTCTTTTTCGCTTACACGCCTTATATTTCCGGGGAGAAAGTCTGGATTGCAGGGCTGACCAAGGGCGAAGGCATTGTAGACGGATTTTCCGGTGCTACGCCGCTGGGCGATGCGGCTTCGGCGGTATTGAACCATACCAAAGAGATTATTTGGACGCAGGGAGGACCGCTCGAATGGTTTCTCGGTACGATGCCCGGTTCGATCGGCGAAACGTCGAAGCTGGCGATCCTGATCGGTGCGGTAATCCTGCTCTGGACGGGGATAGCCTCGTGGCGTATTATGCTGAGCGTCTTTGCCGGAGGTTACCTGATGGGCCTGCTGTTCAACCTGATCGGGCTGAACGCTTATATGGACATCCCGGCTTACTACCACCTGCTGATGGGTGGTTTCGCGTTCGGCGCCGTATTTATGGCCACCGACCCGGTAACCGGTAGCCAGACCAACACCGGCAAGTATATTTACGGACTGCTGATCGGCGTGATGGCCGTACTGATCCGGGTAGTCAATCCGGGTTATCCGGAGGGTATGATGCTGTCGATCCTGCTGATGAATGCAGTGGCCCCGCTGATCGACTATTATGTCGTGCAGGCCAATATCCGCAGGCGTACCCGGAGGCTCAAAACAGTAAAGTAAAAGAGACTGCCATGAATAAGAACAGCAACAGCTATATTATCCTTTATGCCTCGGTGATGGTCGTCATCGTCGCGGCTGTGCTCTCGTTCGTCTCCTTGTCACTCGGCGGTATACAGGCCGAGAACGTGCGGATCGAGAAGATGGGGGACATTCTCCGTTCGGTGGGCCAGGGCGGTGATGCGGATCATGTAGCGGATAAATCGGCTTACATTACCGAACAATATCGGAAATATATCGTTGACAGCTATGCGGTCAATGCGGCGGGCGACCGGGTCGAAGGTGCAGACGCTTTCAACCTGTTGATCAACCTGAAGGCCGAATACGACAAACCGTTGCAGGATCGTGTGTTGCCGGTTTTCGTCAGCCGGGACGATCACGGAATCGTCAGTTACGTGATTCCGGTCTGGGGTACCGGACTTTGGGGGCCTGTGTGGGGCTATATTGCTTTGGGCGACAATTGGGATACGGTGGACGGGGCGGTCTTCGACCACAAAAGCGAGACGCCCGGTCTGGGAGCAGAGATTGCTACACCGGCTTTTCAGGCACAATTCAAAGGCAAGCAGATTTTAGGCCCGCAGGGCAATGTGGTTGCGATTACCTTACAGAAGGGAGGTGCCGATCCGAACGATCCCTATGCCGTGGATGCGCTCTCGGGTGGCACGCTGACTTCGCGCGGTGTGGAGAATATGCTGAAGAACTGTCTGAGTGATTACGATGCCTATATTCGCAAGCAGCGTGCGGCAGCCGGTGATATAGCCTCTTCTTCCAGCGCGGCGGATTCAGTCTCTGCCGGTGGCATACCGGTTGGAACGGGTCATGAGGAAAGCGCTTTGCAGGACGGTACTGCAACCGGGGCAATACCCTCGGATACAACAGCCGGAACATCAACCGATAAATCCGATGGACATGAGTGATAAAAAGGAAAAAGCGCCGTTTTTTTCGGCTAAAAACCTCAAATTGCTGACCTCTCCGTTCGGTCAGAATAACCCGGTTACGGTACAGATTCTGGGTATCTGCTCGGCATTGGCCGTGACGGCGAAGCTCAAGCCCGCTTTCGTGATGGCGCTTTCGGTGATCGTCGTGACAGGCTTTTCGAGCATGATTATCTCACTGATACGCAAAGGTATTCCCGACCGTATCCGCATTATCGTACAATTGGTGGTCGTTGCCGCGCTCGTCATTCTGGTCGACCAGGTGCTAAAGGCTTTCGTTTACGATGTCAGCAAACAGCTTTCGGTATTTGTCGGGTTGATCATTACCAACTGTATCATCATGGGGCGTATCGAGGCATTCGCGTTGGGCAATAAGCCGTGGCCTTCGTTCCTGGACGGTGTCGGCAATGGTGTCGGTTACGGGATTATCCTGTTGATCCTCGGGTTTTTCCGCGAACTGTTCGGGGCCGGAACCTTGTGGGGGTATCAGGTTGTTCCTGCGAGCTGGTACATCAAAAACGGCGGTTTTTACGAGAACAACGGCCTGATGTTGCTGCCGCCGATGGCACTGATCGGGGTCGGACTGATTATCTGGGTGCAGCGCAGCCGCAACAAGAACTTGATTGAAAAATAAACCCGCATCCGCTAAAAAATCCACGATATGGAAAACATACTGAGCATATTCGTCAAGGCGATTTTTGTCGAAAACATGGTTTTCGCCTTCTTTTTCGGCATGTGCTCCTACATTGCAGTCAGCAAGAGCGTCAAGACGGCGATGGGACTCGGGATTGCCGTCACGTTCGTGATGGTGATGACCGTACCGCTGAACTACCTGCTCAACGAATATGTCCTTTCGCCCGGAGCGCTTGGTTGGGTCGATCCGAAATACGGGGTAGGTGGAAGCCAAATGATCGACCTGAGTTTCCTCAGCTTTATCGTTTTTATCGCAGTGATCGCTTCGTTCGTACAGCTCGTCGAAATGGTGGTCGAGAAATTCACGCCGACGCTCTACAACCAGCTGGGGATTTTCCTGCCGCTCATTGCCGTGAACTGTGCGATTATGGGTGGTTCGCTGTTTATGCAGGAACGCGATTACGCTACGCTGGGTGAAGCGTCTGCTTTTGCGCTCGGATCGGGTATCGGGTGGTGGCTGGCGATTATCCTGATGGCAGCCATCCGTGAGAAACTGGCCTATTCGAATGTGCCTGCGCCGCTGCGCGGTGCCGGGATCACCTTCATACTGACCGGACTGATGGGAATCGCTTTCATGACTTTCCTCGGGATCCAGTTGTAACGGGAAAAAATGTAAAATAACGCGAAAACCATAAAATAATGGGTTTGTCAATTATTGTAGCCATTGCAGCCTTTCTGGTGGTGACGCTTATTCTGGTGGCGCTGCTGCTCTATGCCAAAGCGAAACTGATGCCTTCGGGCGAAGTCCGGATCGATATTAACGAGGGGGAGAAGGTATTGACCGTTTCGCCGGGAAGCACGTTGCTCAGTACGCTCGGTAATAACGGTATTTTTTTGCCGTCGGCCTGCGGAGGCGGCGGATCGTGCGGGATGTGCAAGTGTCAGGTGCTAGACGGAGGCGGTGAGATACTTCCTACCGAGGTGAACTTTTTTACCCGGCGCCAGCAGGCTGAAAAATGGCGTTTGGGCTGTCAGGTCAAAGTGAAGGAGGACCTGAAGATCCGGGTCGGAGATGCGGTGCTTGGGGTCAAGAAGTGGGAATGCGAGGTGGTTTCGAACAATAACGTCGCGACTTTTATCAAGGAATTCGTTGTGAAACTGCCGGTGGGCGAGACACTGAAGTTCCGTTCCGGACAGTACATCCAGATCGATGTTCCGAAGTACGATGAGATCAGATTCAGCGACTTCGACATCGCGCCCGAATATCGTGAAGACTGGGACCAGATGAAAATGTGGGGACTCGTGACGCGCAATCCGGAGCCGACGTTCCGGGCCTATTCGATGGCGAACCATCCGGCCGAAGGCAATATCATTATGC
This window encodes:
- the nqrF gene encoding NADH:ubiquinone reductase (Na(+)-transporting) subunit F, with protein sequence MGLSIIVAIAAFLVVTLILVALLLYAKAKLMPSGEVRIDINEGEKVLTVSPGSTLLSTLGNNGIFLPSACGGGGSCGMCKCQVLDGGGEILPTEVNFFTRRQQAEKWRLGCQVKVKEDLKIRVGDAVLGVKKWECEVVSNNNVATFIKEFVVKLPVGETLKFRSGQYIQIDVPKYDEIRFSDFDIAPEYREDWDQMKMWGLVTRNPEPTFRAYSMANHPAEGNIIMLNIRIATPPWDRTAGSFMKVNPGICSSYIFSLKPGDKVTISGPYGEFFVKDTPNEKMFIGGGAGMAPMRSHIFHLFKTQKVTAPVTYWYGARSKREIFYESDFEEIEKQFPNFHFHIALSDPKEEDNWSGYVGFIHKVVFENYLKNHEAPEDIEYYLCGPPMMNAAVNQMLDELGVPGENIMYDDFGS
- the nqrC gene encoding NADH:ubiquinone reductase (Na(+)-transporting) subunit C; protein product: MNKNSNSYIILYASVMVVIVAAVLSFVSLSLGGIQAENVRIEKMGDILRSVGQGGDADHVADKSAYITEQYRKYIVDSYAVNAAGDRVEGADAFNLLINLKAEYDKPLQDRVLPVFVSRDDHGIVSYVIPVWGTGLWGPVWGYIALGDNWDTVDGAVFDHKSETPGLGAEIATPAFQAQFKGKQILGPQGNVVAITLQKGGADPNDPYAVDALSGGTLTSRGVENMLKNCLSDYDAYIRKQRAAAGDIASSSSAADSVSAGGIPVGTGHEESALQDGTATGAIPSDTTAGTSTDKSDGHE
- the nqrE gene encoding NADH:ubiquinone reductase (Na(+)-transporting) subunit E — encoded protein: MENILSIFVKAIFVENMVFAFFFGMCSYIAVSKSVKTAMGLGIAVTFVMVMTVPLNYLLNEYVLSPGALGWVDPKYGVGGSQMIDLSFLSFIVFIAVIASFVQLVEMVVEKFTPTLYNQLGIFLPLIAVNCAIMGGSLFMQERDYATLGEASAFALGSGIGWWLAIILMAAIREKLAYSNVPAPLRGAGITFILTGLMGIAFMTFLGIQL
- a CDS encoding NADH:ubiquinone reductase (Na(+)-transporting) subunit D encodes the protein MSDKKEKAPFFSAKNLKLLTSPFGQNNPVTVQILGICSALAVTAKLKPAFVMALSVIVVTGFSSMIISLIRKGIPDRIRIIVQLVVVAALVILVDQVLKAFVYDVSKQLSVFVGLIITNCIIMGRIEAFALGNKPWPSFLDGVGNGVGYGIILLILGFFRELFGAGTLWGYQVVPASWYIKNGGFYENNGLMLLPPMALIGVGLIIWVQRSRNKNLIEK
- a CDS encoding NADH:ubiquinone reductase (Na(+)-transporting) subunit B encodes the protein MKGLRRFLDRIKPDFEPGGRFGRLHSTFDAFETFLFVPDKTTHSGSHIRDAMDLKRTMIIVVLALMPCLLFGMYNVGLQHFRAIGVADAALWSCFWFGFLKVLPIIIVSYVVGLGIEFISAQIRGHEVNEGFLVTGMLIPLVMPVDIPLWMVAVATAFSVIIGKEVFGGTGMNIFNPALLARAFVFFAYTPYISGEKVWIAGLTKGEGIVDGFSGATPLGDAASAVLNHTKEIIWTQGGPLEWFLGTMPGSIGETSKLAILIGAVILLWTGIASWRIMLSVFAGGYLMGLLFNLIGLNAYMDIPAYYHLLMGGFAFGAVFMATDPVTGSQTNTGKYIYGLLIGVMAVLIRVVNPGYPEGMMLSILLMNAVAPLIDYYVVQANIRRRTRRLKTVK
- a CDS encoding Na(+)-translocating NADH-quinone reductase subunit A yields the protein MPKVIKLKKGLDISLVGEALSELNELPLQREYALVPDNFRGVVPKMLVKEGEEVKAGTPLFFDKYHPEVLFCSPVSGTLAGVVRGAKRKILKVVVQAAQEQRYETFDLPALEQADKEVVSAALLKAGFWPMVLQRPYGIIADALTTPKAIFVSGFDSAPLAPDMDYLLAGRQDDLQMGFRVLAKLTDGKVHLGLKSGREGVLDKIEGVEKHYFSGPHPAGNVGVQIHHIDPINKGELVWTVGVQEVAMIGRFFRTGRPDYSKIIALTGSEVAHPQYLRVISGAPIGGIIPAEKLRPGDDGAKLRYISGNVLTGAGVEPDGFLGYYSNQVTVIPEGDRYEFLGWGMPRLGKFSVSHSYFSWLMPRKKYVLDANMNGGERAFVVTGLYDKYLPMDIYPLYLIKAILAGDIDKMENLGIYEVIEEDLALCEFVDPSKNEIQAIVRKGIDLMIKELN